The DNA region CTCCTACGCAAGGaggtcttcctcctttttttcttacatACTCCCTACAACCGGTTTACAACTAGGAGtagcaacaacagcagcagccccTCCCTGGCCAATGACCCCTCAAAAGTTCCCCAAAAGTTCTCTCTTCCCAGGCAACGTCCGGCTGATCCCCGATGTTACGTCCTGTTAGGACTCTcaaaaccaggggtctccaaccttggccactttaagacctgtggacttcaactcccagaattcctcagccagcttctccaaccttggccactttaagacctgtggacttcaactcccagaattcctcagccagcttctccaaccttggccacttttaagacctgtggacttcaactcccagaattcctcagccagcttctccaacctggccacttttaagacctgtggacttcaactcccagaattcctcagccagcttctccaaccttggccacttttaagacctgtggacttcaactcccagaattcctcagccagcttctccaaccttggccacttttaagacctgtggacttcaactcccagaattcctcagccagcttctccaaccttggccacttttaagacctgtggacttcaactcccagaattcctcagccagcttctccaaccttggccactttaagacctgtggacttcaactcccagaattcctcagccagcttctccaaccttggccacttttaagacctgtggacttcaactcccagaattcctcagccagcttctccaaccttggccactttaagacctgtggacttcaactcccagaattcctcagccagcttctccaaccttggccacttttaagacctgtggactgcaactcccagaattcctcagccagcttctccaaccttggccacttttaagacctgtggacttcaactcccagaattcctcagccagcttctccaaccttggccacttttaagacctgtggacttcaactcccagaattcctcagccagcttctccaaccttggccactttaagacctgtggacttcaactcccagaattcctcagccagcttctccaaccttggccacttttaagacctgtggacttcaactcccagaattcctcagccagcttctccaaccttggccactttaagacctgtggacttcaactcccagaattcctcagccagcttctccaaccttggccacttttaagacctgtggactgcaactcccagaattcctcagccagcttctccaaccttggccacttttaagacctgtggactgcaactcccagaattcctcagccagcttctccaaccttggccacttttaagaccagcaaagctggctgaggaattctgggagttgaagtccacaggtcttaaagtggccaaggttggagacccctgctcaaAACAACCGCCACTTCAGTCGTTTCCCCGGACGTTAGAAACGATTCAGCTTCTCGACAGAAACTGCCTCACCGCCTCCCCTTACACTGCACCCCCCCAACAGATGAGGGCTTCAATCCCGGAGGAAGCCTCCCGGAGACCCCGGTCGCATCCAGCCGAGGACTCGTCCCGGTTTGCGGCCGTCCCCCGAGGGAACCAAAACAGCCCGAGCCGAGAGGGAAAGATTCCTCGGGCTTCTGTCCTCGGGACTCACCGAATCGCGGCTCCCGGTGCCCGCCGCGGGGTCGCTGGGCGGAAACCCcgagcagcagcagtagcagcaaaGCGAGAAGCAGAAGCAGCAATAGCAGCCGCCGACCGGAGCGGGACTGAGGCGGCATGCTccccgggcggcggcggcggcggcggcaaaaTCCCTTCTATTCCTCCCTTCACATCAGCCGCCCGTCCAACCTTCCTCCTCCGGCCCCAGggcggctctctctctctctctccccctcacgCGGAAGCCGAGCCGGCCTCGCGCGGAGCATGATGGGACGGCACCGCGGCCGCCATCTTGTTCCGCtcgggaaggggaggggagggagggagagagagagagaatgagagagaatgagaatgagagagagaatgagaaagaaaggagagaatgagagagagaatgagaggagagagaaaatgagaaagagagaggagagaaagagaatgaggagagaggagaatgagaggagagagagaatgagaaagaaagagaggagagaaagagaatgagagagagaatgagaggagagagagaggagagagaatgagaaagaaagagaggaaagaaagagaatgagagagagaatgagaggagagagagaatgagaggagaggagaattttttaggagaatgagaggagagagagaatgagagagagaatgagaaagaaaggagagaatgagaaagagaggagagaatgagagagagaatgagaaagaaaggagagaatgagaatgagagagagaatgagaggagagagaaaatgagaaagagagaggagagaaagagaatgagagagaaagagaatgagaggagagagagaatgagaaagaaagagaggagagaatgagaatgagagagagaatgagaaagaaaggagagaatgagaatgagagagagaatgagaggagagagaaaatgagaaagagagaggagagaaagagaatgagagagaaagagaatgagaggagagagaaaatgagaaagagaggagagaaagagaatgagagagaatgagaatgagagagagaatgagaaagaaaggagagaatgagaatgagagagagaatgagaggagagagaaaatgagaaagagaggagagaaagaatgagaaagaaagagaggagagaaagagaatgagagagagaatgagaggagagagagaggagagagaatgagaaagaaagagaggaaagaaagagaatgagagagagaatgagaggagagagagaatgagaggagagaggagaatttTTTaggagaatgagaggagagagagaatgagaaagagaggagagaatgagagagagaatgagaaagaaaggagagaatgagaatgagagagagaatgaggagagagaaaatgagaaagagagaggagagaaagagaatgagagagaaagagaatgagaggagagagagaatgagaaagaaagagaggagagaatgagaatgagagagagaatgagaaagaaaggagagaatgagaatgagagagagaatgagaggagagagaaaatgagaaagagagaggagagaaagagaatgagagagaaagagaatgagaggagagagaaaatgagaaagagaggagagaaagagaatgagagagaatgagaatgagagagagaatgagaaagaaaggagagaatgagaatgagagagagaatgaagagagagaaaatgagaaagagaggagagaaagaaggagaaagaaagagaggagagaaagagaatgagagagagaatgagaggagagagagaggagagagaatgagaaagaaagagaggaaagaaagagaatgagagagagaatgagaggagagagagaatgagaggagagagagaatgagaggagagaggagaatttTTTaggagaatgagaggagagagagaatgagaaagagaggagagaatgagagagagaatgagaaagaaaggagagaatgagaatgagagagagaatgagaggagagagaaaatgagaaagagagaggagagaaagagaatgagagagaaagagaatgaaggagagagagaaagaaagagaatgagagagaatgagaatgagagagaatgagaaagaaaggagagaatgagaatgagagagagaatgagaggagagagaaaatgagaaagagaggagagaaagaatgagaaagaaagagaggagagaaagagaatgagagagagaatgagaggagagagagaggagagagaatgagaaagaaagagaggaaagaaagagaatgagagagagaatgagaggagagagagaatgagaggagagaggagaatttTTTaggagaatgagaggagagagagaatgagaaagagaggagagaataagagagagaatgagaaagaaagaggagagaaagaatgagagagaatgagagaagagaggaggatgagagaatgaaagagagaatgagaggagagagagagaataagagagagaatgggagagagaatgagaaagaaagagaggagagttagcgagggagaaaaaaatagaagcaagatagaaaaaaatagaagcggCTCCGTTTTGGCTTCGCTCCTGCTTAttaagcagcccccccccccctcgaagtAAAACAGGGGGAGCCACCAGCGACAGTTAGCTCTGGTCTCTGGGGAATAAAGTGTAGGaagtttatccccccccccccagccctctcccagaaaaaatgaaatatcctaggaaatattgaaaaggcagaatatttctctagaggtgaaaagaaagaaactgttttaaaaggcagaatagctgcctgcagcttcctgcccatccccactttgtcaatgggccattaagaaggccaagccagtccactttacataataagacctctccacttcatctccagggggatgggattaaagcgtgataatattggccctttactcaactgaccacatggcatctgagaactcaaccaaaccttgattcaaaacacagcctagagagttgcccctgcatggcctaaattttgtgtgtgtgtattttacctgtttgttaataaaaatcttttttttaaaaggaataaatgctttaaaaaaaaaaaaactttctgctGGGGCTCCTGTGCCATTTACTCAACGCTTGGCAGGTGGAGGTTTCCTACGGGTGTGTTAGCTCGTTCGGCAGCAGCCCGCCCAGCTTGGCTGAAAGGCGGGCAATTAAGTCGGCCCGTCCCTGATTGtcgcaggtaatcctcgacttacgaccacagtgcgGCCCAAAATTGAGACGTTGGTTgagtttcttcccccaccccttttacgACCTCTATTGCCACAGTGTAGCAACGGCAGTTGGTAATAGTATTAAAGCCggccattaaatgaatctggcttccccgttgactttgcttgtcaggtcacaaaagggggtggtggtgtcgcatgaccctggggcacagccacggtcgtaaatatgaaccaatggCGAAGCGTCTTTTGAGTTTTGATCACACGGTCATGGGGATgcttgcaaaggtcgtaactgaggAAAACGGTCGTAAGCCACGTTTTTCAGGGCCACTGTTACTTggaacggtcgctaagtgaattATTGTAAGACGAGGGCTACCGGTACAAGGAGAGCTTGTTCCATTTGgcctggttgattgtctcttttacaTAActctctatatcagtgtttctcaaccttggtaacttgaagatgtccggacttcaactcccagaattccccagccagcattcgcgggaattctgggagttgaagtcaggacatcttcaagttgccaaggttgagaacactgctctatatatagatagatgttaCTGTCTATGTGTTTATCGATGGCTTATGTGTCAGAGTAccaggcttctagaaatcccCTGGCATTTTTTTTGACTTGAATTATCGAGTTTTCCCAATGGAAACTATGGATAAATGTCTGTATGTTGCAAAATTAAAGAATGTTCattatgtcttctgactgctacttGGTGCTCATGGATGCATTCTGCCAGTCTTCCGCCTATTTCTCCTACATGCTGGTGATTGCAATCCTTACACTGCATCTTATAGAATGatgattcctttttttcttcttctgggtcgctgggtcttttggtttgctTGGGATGTTTTGAAGGGCTATAGGTGGCTTGTGTGCTACGCTGATTCCACGTGCTTGTAGTGTTTCTGAATGTATGGCAGGAAGTTGAATAAAAGTGgcaatcatagcaatagcaatagcaattagacttatataccgcttcatagggctttcagccctctctaagcggtttacagagtcagcatattgcccccaacaacaatccgggtcctcattttacccacctcggaaggatggaaggctgggtcaaccctgagccggtgagatttgaacagccgaactgcagtcagctgaagtagcctgcagtgctgcatttaaccactgcgccaccttgggctcTCATTACATCATTAATGTATAGCGTTCCAAATCTAATTACAAAGGAGTTACAAGCAAAAACAGCAGGCTTAAAAGGTTCAAAGTCACTATCAGTATTGCATTTTAGGGAACAGGTTCAAGGACTAGAATCCTTATTCCGTACCAGAATACTGAAGTATCAGAATACAGGAAATAGCAATCATGAAGCAGATATGAAGCCTCCAACCTGGGCTAGCATTTTGCAAAAGGAATCTGTTGTACTAGGAATTTTTGGTGTAAATTGATTTAATGGAGAGCAGAGGTTAGAGAAAAAATAATCTTGACTTCAATTATTTCTTAGTATGTCAGAATAATCTGGCCTGGAATAACGTGGCATTTTAAGGGCTGcggtacagctagtccttgacttacaacagttcactgagtgaccattcagttataaacagcactgaaaaaaagtgatttacggtcatttttcacacttaccaccattgcagcatctctatggtcacaTAATTAAATCCAGATGCTTGACAACATGGTTCTTATTTACGATGGCTATAGTATCCAGGGATcacgtgatcaacttttgcaagcTTCCGACAAGTAGTGATTGGGGAGATTCACTTTAACATCCgtgttactgatttaacaactgcactatTTCAACTTAAGAAATTGGGCAAGTAAGGTTGGAAAGGGaggaaaaacccacttaacaaatttctctgtcaacaacataaattctgggctcaactgtaGTCATTGTAGAACTACCAGTACTTGTACTGTACTTATGTGCCCCACTTCTATTTATAAAGGTAACTAAGCAAATAGATCTACTTCTAATTTGTATCGTAAAGTTTAAAATCGTATTTCACTACCAATAATATTTGCCCCTTAAATATGATCCATCGTTTTGCTATATCCAACCCAACGTTCAATGAAATACTCCCCAGAGTTCAAGTGGCTTCTTTAATTTGGAGAAAAGGGGAGATACGAGTACTCAATTTTAAAGAGATAAAAAAATCTTATGAGACAGGCTACATATAGTATTAGTGACAGTAGGATTCCTTAACAAACTTTTGCTAGTAATCTCATAATTGAAGTCCTTTTGGcttttagccgagatggctaaaatatcggcatatcttaaagatcactcaaatgagagatataaacgagactgaaaaatggattgactatatacaaaataaatatgggaccaagaaattccagttagcctatgcttaagatcagaaatgatttaaattgtttaaagttagttcagcaagaagaagctaaggtcaatgtagaatgtcattaattttctttatttcttttttctcaatagattttagactgttgttgttaaaaatccataccgtgtacggggttctgggaagttggggggggaaaggaggagggggttggggtagagggagggaggggcctacaaaaaaaattgtacttcaatgttttaatgattgacgaatgatgaaatcattgtgttttttaaagaaataaaaccttttacAATAATGAAGTCCTTTTGGCTTTACCTGATTAAGAGAATTGTTCTGATTGATCTCCACCCCTGGCCTAACCAAACAAATGATGCTGTGGTCCTGCTGTCAGAATGCTTGAAGGCTGTAAAAGGTCTGGATGAGGAAGAACCTATCCATCCATGGCAAGGTGGACTGGCTAAGGGATTTGGACACACACAGCCCCAGGCGATACTGTTCTTTAACTCTGAATAAGCTATCCCCCCCCCTAAGGTCTGAGCTGATATGCAATGTGTAATTTGGGAGTTCTCATGGACTTATAGCTCCTGCTAGAGGAGGGGGTGGCATCCATGGGGGAGGGAGGCTTTCGCAGATTTGTCTACTGTGCCAATTGTACCTTTCTCTGGACCAGGGAGCCTTgctcatggtcactcatgccttggTCTCTTCCGgtttggattactgtaatgcctTCTTCTGGACTGTCCAGAAGTCAACTGGTCCAGAAGGCAGCAGCCCGCAAGTAATGGAAAACCCTTGGTTTGCCCATTTAAGACCTCTGTTGTTTTGAACTGAGCTTCCAGATTTTTTTCCTAGGTTGCAATTTAAGGTGGtcttcacctttaaagccctataagGCACAGGGCCAGGTGATATGCAGGCATCTGTCCTGACAGGATCAGCATGTTCCTGATTTCTTCCCTTATATTGCTATCTGGTGGGAGCTAGCAAGCATGCTTTTTCCTGGTAGCCCCTGCCTTATGGAAGACTCTGCACCACTGACGTTAGGCCAGGCCTctcccctccaggccttctggtttttcttttcccaAGCGCTAAGGTAATGTTAGGGGACTGCACATCATAAGCTTCACTTGGTGTCAGGTTTTGTTTTAATGTGGCTTTGCATGCTTTTTCAACTTTCGTTTGGGAGCCATTCAGAACAGATTGCAACATGAATGGctataaaaatgtttgaaatgagCAACAGGGTaatggaaaacaacaaatatTCCTAAGAACGTTCTCAAATATTGAGATTAACCAAGGTTGAGATCATTGAATTTAGGGACTGTTGAATTGTTTCGTCCCCAGAGTTTATGAAAAGAACATAGTATAGGTAATTTGTTTTTACTTTCAATTCAGCAGTCCAGCTTGTTAAATAAACAACTGTATTTTTTAGAGAAGCTGCATGCAAATGTTACAAAGCAACATTTTATGGtttataaaatgtaattttatttaatgTTATTTTGTTACATAGGGCATTAACATTTTCACAAGGCTTTTTTGGGACTACAATCAATGATTAGCAACACACAATAGTGGTCCATCTACCTACAGAACAAATCACTGGACGAACTTGACACCTTCATACATGTGCACAAATCTGCATGGAAAAGTTTTATACTTGGACATGTGACCACTTCCCCCATTCCAGTGTTAAGAAATGACATGCAATTTAGTCTGCCAAAAAGGCACTCCCTGTTTTCTGGCAGTAACATGCTGCTTCTAAGACATAATCAAGTGAATACCAGAACTACAAAGGCAGGTGTGATATTTTATTGGGAGGGGAGCAATTGGACAGCAGCAACTGAAGAGTAAGAAGAGTCCCTGTATTTAAACACTCAATAGCTCCTGCTGTACACATATGTAGGAAGCCACACTACTATGCTTTCTATGTAGCCCAATATTCCCATATCCTACAGAAAGGAATTAACAATAGCATGTAAAAATCAAACCAAGTAACCCCTGAATAAGAAGGGAATGTGAAGAATTGTACTGCACAAAACTCTTTAGTTGCATTACTCAAACGTGTGTGTCTTTTTTGTAATACCAAAACAATTGCTTGAAGGACCTGGttcagattctttaaaaaaataccaaataactttAGTCTGCTACTTAAGTGtttggaaattatttgtttatatgAAATTTAAGCCAGTATTAATACTTTTCTACAGCAGTAACCGCACACCAGGAAGGCCAAGACAAACACAATCAAGGAATGGATTTTTTCCCAAAGCTGCAGTGTGAAAAGACTATAAATTGATTTCCATACATATGGATGGGTTCTCTTTGCTATAGGAAATCCAAGTGGAGCTATAAGGAATGAGACGTGTAAAAAGATTTCTTGAGGAGGAGAATGACACTCCAGGTGCAGCTTAATTTTCTGCACCTTCCGCAGCATCACATTCTTCTCCTGCGCTGTCTGATGTCCATAACTAGAAAGACAAAACAACCAGACTGAAGTACAGCACATTCAGTTTAAACATACACTCATTCTACCTTTCAGCCTTGAATAGCTACTGGAACAATCtgactccttcctttcccctccccacaTATATTGAAATCTTCTAAATGTCAAATAAGTAATGGCAAAGATAACTGGCTCTTTAAATGATGAATTCATACTCCTTTAAATAGTTTTACCTGCATCATGTGAAACTGTTAACATTACTTGTATAATATATGTCTTATATTGAACATTTCTATTTAAGTTTAGCCAAGGAAAATAGAAAGACAATATCAAGAATGTATGTCTACTTTTATTCCTATAACCAACAGCCTTGGCTTGCAACTATTATTCCTAAAGGTATTTCCCAAAGATTCACAATAAAGAATTGCAAACTTAGATTTTAAACACAGTTATTCTAAGAAAATAAAAAGGCGTAGCTTACTGTGAGGTTGTCTCTAAGCAACTGCATGATGAGTGTGCTATCTTTGTATGAGTCTTCATTCAGTGTATCAAGTTCAGCAATGGCTTCATCAAAAGCCTGTAAGAGACATAAAAACCAACCTTAACTCATTTCAAGAAGATCTTCCCAAAGTAAACATTCAGTTAGAAAGCTACATAAGCTTTCTTCATATGTGTATCttatttctttaataaaaacTGCTCTGAATATTTAGGAACTAATAATTATTAATACAAAACCTGTTTGATGAAgctttcaagcaaaaaaaaaagggggggggaatagttaGCCACAATGTTTTCATCTAGACTTTAGACATACTTTAGATAACAAGGCAAAAGAGAGCAATCAGCCCTAAACACTGTTCCCTCCAATTAAGTTTCACTGTGATCAATGAAGGCAAAGATGCAACCTTATATAGAGGCAACTGCATCCTGAAATCACTAAGTGAAAAACTTTGAAGAATAATTAAGTGCCCTTTTGTACACTTCACCGTTAATCGGTCTCTGTTTTAGCACGTAACAGCAATCATGGGAAAAGATGCATTACTCTAGgccagtttctcaaccttggcaacttgaagatgtccggacttcaactcccagaattccccagccagcgaatgctggctggggaattctgggagttaaagtccagacatcttcaagttgtcaaggttgagaaacactgctctaggctatATTTTACAAGAACTATGTTCTCTACATGCAATTCTCATTTAAGAAAATAAGCAGACCGGGACTACAATGCACACACACAACAACTTACTGTCTTTGCCAATGTGCAGGCCAACTCTGGATTGTTGAGGATCTCATAAAACACTGAGAAGTTAAGCGCTAGACCCAAACGAATTGGATGTGTAGGTTGCATCTCTTTCTTGCTGATGTCAAATGCTTCTTGATAAGCTGCCTGTGAATTTTCTATTGTTTctgtgaaggaaaaggaaaaataagtgAAAGCGGCCTAAAAAATGAGCTAGGACTACTATTATCCACAGAAGCAGGGCACATACATAATAATGCCCCTGCCTTTTATAGTGGGTTCATACACCTTTGTTCTAACTGAAAACTAGAGATTTAAATGAACACGGGACTCACGTTTCCTGTCGTCTCCACTTGCAACTTCTGCAAGATAACGGAAATAGTCTCCTTTCATCTTCAGATAAAAGACCTTGCTCTCTGGATTAGTTGCATTAGCTATTAAGTATTTGTCCAGCAGTTCCTATCACAATAAAAATGAACACAAACGTGACTATTTGGTCATGTATCACCTTGCCTGGATTCAGATAAAATTTTACCACCATAAAAGGGTATCACATTCAATTACACGATCACATTAAAAAACGTTTAAACTACTGTACTATGTTGTAACTGGGTACAGTTGCACTTTGGTTAACAAAAAGCCTTTAATAAAAGGAATGTTCCAGGGTTATCCTGCTAATTGTGCAATACTGTGTAAGATTACATTACTTTGCTTTCTAATTTAATTAATAAGTGACTCCCCTGCGTTCACAATACAAAAATAAGACTTTCTGAAGAATATTGCTAGAGTGACGATTATAAAGGTGggtggaacagagttatttttccaaaatttctcccagcattgttttttctccctccctctctaaatGGCCAGAGAAGGATAGATCAGGCCAAAGCATCTAGTTCTGGGTAGGAAGAGAGCAAGCAGAACATAGTTGACTTAATTTGCAGGGGTAAAAGACAAAAATGGTAAAAACAGGCAAACTGAAATGCCAGGGATTTGAACATGAAAACTAATACAAGGTGGGCTTCCTTAAAATCAATACAAGTTATACATAAGCTAAAAATGAAATCCTGAAATTAAATAAGTAGGtacggatagtcctcaacttaaaacagatgatttagtgaccattcaaagttacaatggcattgaaaaatatgacatatgactatttttcatgcctggcaattggttcatatttatgaaccaGGGTCATatcctggggaagccagattcacttagcaaccacgttactaacttatcaactgcagtcattgacttaactgtggcaagaaaagtcgtaaaatggggcaaactcacttaacaaatgaagttttgggctcaattgtggtcataagtcaagaactacttgcgATGGTGGCATGGCTTGTATTCTTAGCCAATCTATTCTGAAAACTCACCTTCGAGCTTACAAAGGAGTCTTCAAAaaactaacatttttttaaaaagcatcatcTTTTGATAATTACTCTAAAGTTTGATgttaaatgaaaattttgggTCAACTGAAGCAGATTGTCcaataaaaaaactattttgcAACAAAGATTCTTGAACAGCAATAGGTGGTTCTTTATGATGGTTTGCAAAGTCATTTGAACGTTATATAATATCATTTTGTACATGTTTATATGCTGTTCTAATCTGTAAGACTCCAAGCCTGAAAAACAATATATTGTGTGTGAT from Thamnophis elegans isolate rThaEle1 chromosome 3, rThaEle1.pri, whole genome shotgun sequence includes:
- the YWHAQ gene encoding 14-3-3 protein theta, which produces MEKTEMIQKAKLAEQAERYDDMATCMKAVTEQGAELSNEERNLLSVAYKNVVGGRRSAWRVISSIEQKTDGNDKKMQLVKDYREKVESELKSICTTVLELLDKYLIANATNPESKVFYLKMKGDYFRYLAEVASGDDRKQTIENSQAAYQEAFDISKKEMQPTHPIRLGLALNFSVFYEILNNPELACTLAKTAFDEAIAELDTLNEDSYKDSTLIMQLLRDNLTLWTSDSAGEECDAAEGAEN